A single region of the Neotabrizicola shimadae genome encodes:
- a CDS encoding carbohydrate ABC transporter permease, which produces MMMDRLSLLQKIGLYIATFFFLLFILMPFIEMFRVSLRPMSHLMTADFTWWSDDFSWQAYRDMWKTVPLLGRYILNSIFISTAVTAITMVVVIPSAYAYARLDFPYRALSLGGFLAVNMFTGAVLLIPLYRVLRSLGMLNTYWAMIIPGVAFLIPTGIWLLRSYLEKIPKELEEAAFVDGASRMYTLRRVVVPLAVPGLIVVATSVFIGAYAQQFLFAITFNNVRELQPLPAGLFEFIGYQDTTWNEMMAAALTGVLPVMLFFLVLQKYLVAGLTAGAVKE; this is translated from the coding sequence ATGATGATGGATCGCCTCAGCCTCCTGCAGAAGATCGGCCTCTACATCGCCACCTTCTTCTTCCTGCTGTTCATCCTGATGCCCTTCATCGAGATGTTCCGCGTCTCTCTCCGCCCGATGAGCCATCTGATGACCGCCGACTTCACATGGTGGTCCGACGATTTCAGCTGGCAGGCCTACCGCGACATGTGGAAGACCGTGCCGCTTCTCGGCCGCTACATCCTGAACTCGATCTTCATCTCGACCGCCGTGACCGCGATCACCATGGTCGTGGTGATCCCCTCGGCCTATGCCTACGCCCGGCTCGACTTCCCCTACCGCGCGCTCTCGCTCGGCGGCTTCCTGGCCGTGAACATGTTCACCGGCGCCGTGCTCCTGATCCCGCTCTACCGCGTGCTGCGCTCTCTTGGGATGCTCAACACCTACTGGGCGATGATCATCCCCGGCGTGGCCTTCCTGATCCCCACCGGCATCTGGCTGCTGCGATCGTACCTGGAAAAGATCCCGAAGGAGCTGGAAGAGGCCGCCTTCGTCGATGGCGCCAGCCGCATGTACACCCTGCGCCGCGTCGTCGTGCCGCTCGCCGTGCCCGGCCTGATCGTGGTCGCCACCTCGGTCTTCATTGGCGCCTATGCCCAGCAATTCCTCTTCGCCATCACCTTCAACAACGTCCGCGAGCTGCAACCGCTGCCCGCCGGCCTGTTCGAATTCATCGGCTACCAGGACACCACCTGGAACGAGATGATGGCCGCCGCGCTCACCGGCGTGCTGCCCGTGATGCTCTTCTTCCTCGTCTTGCAGAAATACCTCGTCGCCGGCCTCACGGCGGGCGCGGTGAAAGAGTGA
- a CDS encoding ABC transporter substrate-binding protein — MNHFKTLTVAAALLGGSALAGQAQELHFIMCGGEVRPADQKVIDKFQADNPGVTVKMEAVEWGTCQDKSMQLASAGDPPDVAYMGSRTLRQLANNDLIVPVTFTPEEEAVFQPGVLKTVTNGGQYWGIPHAFSTKALYINCAVVEAAGAECKAPETWADLVALSKQVTDNTDAAGIGIAGKDFDNTMHMFLDFLYSNGGVVFDADGKPALDSQQTRETLQLYADLLPYMQSGPTEWERDQMKDLFNDGQIAMYVTGPWGKGQHAEKVPNQLIVPIPHGPSGPSGTILITDSLAVFKGTGNEELATKLAKALTSGEAQYDLDSSWGLTPILDYEKVGMTDVYYKQDPWPVFVAGISTGGPEPMVENFKELQSVFTNMVQGIMLGEGSVDELVTQAGVELNDVK, encoded by the coding sequence ATGAACCACTTCAAGACCCTGACGGTCGCGGCGGCCCTTCTGGGCGGCTCGGCCCTCGCCGGCCAGGCGCAGGAGCTGCACTTCATCATGTGCGGCGGCGAAGTCCGCCCGGCCGACCAGAAGGTCATCGACAAGTTCCAGGCCGACAATCCCGGCGTCACGGTGAAGATGGAAGCCGTGGAATGGGGCACCTGCCAGGACAAGTCCATGCAGCTCGCCTCGGCCGGCGATCCGCCCGACGTGGCCTACATGGGCTCGCGCACCCTGCGCCAGCTCGCCAACAACGACCTGATCGTCCCCGTGACCTTCACGCCGGAAGAAGAAGCCGTGTTCCAGCCCGGCGTGCTGAAGACCGTCACCAACGGCGGCCAGTACTGGGGCATCCCGCACGCCTTCTCGACCAAGGCGCTCTACATCAACTGCGCGGTGGTCGAAGCCGCGGGCGCCGAGTGCAAGGCGCCGGAAACCTGGGCTGACCTCGTGGCGCTGTCCAAGCAGGTCACCGACAACACCGATGCTGCGGGCATCGGCATTGCCGGCAAGGATTTCGACAACACGATGCACATGTTCCTCGATTTCCTCTACTCGAACGGCGGCGTGGTCTTCGACGCCGACGGCAAGCCCGCGCTCGACAGCCAGCAGACGCGCGAGACGCTGCAGCTTTACGCCGACCTTCTGCCCTACATGCAGTCCGGCCCGACCGAATGGGAACGGGACCAGATGAAGGACCTGTTCAACGACGGCCAGATCGCCATGTATGTCACCGGCCCCTGGGGCAAGGGCCAGCATGCCGAGAAGGTGCCGAACCAGCTGATCGTTCCCATCCCGCACGGCCCCTCGGGTCCCTCGGGCACCATCCTGATCACCGACTCGCTCGCCGTGTTCAAGGGCACCGGCAACGAGGAACTGGCGACCAAGCTCGCCAAGGCGCTGACCAGCGGCGAAGCGCAGTACGACCTCGACTCGTCCTGGGGCCTGACCCCGATCCTGGACTACGAAAAGGTCGGCATGACCGACGTGTACTACAAGCAGGATCCCTGGCCCGTCTTCGTGGCCGGCATCTCCACCGGCGGACCCGAGCCGATGGTGGAAAACTTCAAGGAACTGCAAAGCGTGTTCACCAACATGGTGCAGGGCATCATGCTGGGCGAAGGCTCGGTGGACGAATTGGTCACCCAGGCCGGCGTCGAACTGAACGACGTGAAGTGA
- a CDS encoding ABC transporter ATP-binding protein, producing MATLDLRNITKSFGTAKVLHGIDLAVKDREFVVFVGPSGCGKSTLLRIIAGLEAATSGQILIDGQNVSDLPPVQRGIAMVFQSYALYPHLTVFENIAFPLRVAKLPEPEVKQKVGRAAEILKLTDKLMLKPGQLSGGQRQRVAIGRSIVRNPKVFLFDEPLSNLDAALRGDMRVELSQLQRELDATMIYVTHDQVEAMTMADRIVVLNAGRIEQFGSPMELYHHPATRFVATFIGQPNMNLIQATVVGTDAAGLAVEFAAGHRAVLPVEAGRARPGDKVDVGIRPENLTLGQDLPMRVNILERLGGVSITYGKMPDGHRLCAALPGDATVREGEEVRLGFNPADAHVFDASGAVMRRLKAPALAA from the coding sequence ATGGCCACGCTCGATCTTCGCAACATCACCAAATCCTTCGGCACGGCCAAGGTGCTGCACGGCATCGACCTTGCGGTGAAGGACCGCGAATTCGTGGTCTTCGTCGGCCCCTCGGGCTGCGGCAAGTCCACGCTCCTGCGCATCATCGCGGGTCTGGAAGCCGCCACCTCGGGCCAGATCCTCATCGACGGCCAGAACGTCAGCGACCTGCCGCCGGTGCAGCGCGGCATTGCCATGGTGTTCCAGTCCTATGCGCTCTACCCGCATCTCACGGTGTTCGAGAACATCGCCTTCCCGCTGCGCGTGGCAAAGCTGCCAGAGCCCGAGGTCAAGCAGAAGGTCGGCCGCGCCGCCGAAATCCTGAAGCTCACCGACAAGCTGATGCTCAAGCCCGGCCAGCTTTCGGGCGGACAGCGCCAGCGCGTCGCCATCGGCCGCTCGATCGTGCGCAACCCCAAGGTCTTCCTCTTCGACGAACCGCTGTCCAACCTCGACGCCGCCCTGCGCGGCGACATGCGCGTGGAACTCAGCCAGCTCCAGCGCGAGCTTGACGCGACCATGATCTACGTCACCCACGACCAGGTCGAGGCGATGACCATGGCCGACCGCATCGTCGTGCTGAACGCCGGCCGGATCGAGCAGTTCGGCTCTCCGATGGAACTGTATCACCACCCGGCGACCCGTTTCGTGGCCACCTTCATCGGCCAGCCCAACATGAACCTGATCCAGGCCACCGTGGTCGGCACCGATGCCGCTGGCCTGGCCGTGGAATTTGCCGCCGGCCACCGCGCCGTGCTTCCGGTCGAGGCCGGCCGTGCCCGTCCCGGCGACAAGGTCGATGTCGGAATCCGCCCTGAAAACCTGACCCTCGGACAGGACCTGCCGATGCGCGTCAACATCCTGGAACGGCTCGGCGGCGTCTCCATCACCTATGGCAAGATGCCCGATGGCCACCGGCTCTGCGCGGCACTGCCGGGCGACGCCACGGTGCGCGAGGGGGAAGAGGTCCGGCTCGGCTTCAACCCTGCCGATGCCCATGTTTTCGATGCCTCGGGCGCCGTGATGCGGCGGCTGAAGGCCCCGGCGCTCGCCGCCTGA
- a CDS encoding Gfo/Idh/MocA family protein codes for MRIVTAGMGLRAGHVLRTLKEAMPEAEVVGFYDPQPTHLDMLGDVPRFPSVEAMLSDARPDLYCVFSPNVFHLDQIRLGLEAGVQVFTEKPVVISTEETLELARLLSIHGGARRAMVGLVLRYSQHMVDLRAAMAQGWLGQVASLEANEHIGPYHGAFFMRDWRRRDAYAGGFMLEKCCHDLDIYNMVTGSRPRRVASFGGRKSFLPENAPASNEEAEIFHVKKSVWEQTDDPFRSDGDIIDFQTAILEYETGASLAFHTNLNVPDEERHFLVVGTHGMAEGDFVRGYLKVTARDGRRLMDQDYSKGAAAKGAHYGADAMMCADITEYLRGEADSLPVSILDAMEAGLAALALDEARVTGRVVDLTDTWVKLDSYGLTR; via the coding sequence ATGCGGATCGTTACGGCAGGCATGGGCCTGCGGGCTGGTCATGTCCTGCGCACGCTGAAGGAAGCGATGCCCGAGGCCGAGGTCGTGGGCTTCTACGACCCCCAGCCCACCCATCTGGACATGCTGGGTGACGTGCCCCGCTTCCCGTCGGTCGAGGCCATGCTGTCGGATGCCAGGCCCGACCTCTACTGCGTCTTCTCGCCCAACGTCTTCCACCTCGACCAGATCCGCCTGGGCCTGGAAGCGGGCGTTCAGGTCTTCACCGAAAAGCCGGTCGTGATCTCGACCGAGGAAACGCTGGAACTCGCCCGGCTCCTGTCGATCCACGGCGGGGCCAGGCGGGCGATGGTCGGGCTTGTCCTGCGCTACTCGCAGCACATGGTCGATCTGCGCGCGGCCATGGCCCAGGGCTGGCTGGGGCAGGTGGCCTCGCTGGAGGCCAACGAACATATCGGCCCCTATCACGGCGCCTTCTTCATGCGCGACTGGCGGCGGCGCGACGCCTATGCCGGTGGCTTCATGCTGGAGAAATGCTGCCACGACCTCGACATCTACAACATGGTCACAGGCTCGCGGCCCCGCCGGGTGGCAAGCTTCGGTGGTCGCAAGTCCTTCCTCCCGGAAAATGCGCCCGCCTCGAACGAGGAAGCCGAGATATTCCACGTCAAGAAATCGGTCTGGGAACAGACCGACGATCCCTTCCGCTCCGACGGCGACATCATCGACTTCCAGACCGCGATCCTGGAATACGAAACCGGCGCCAGCCTCGCCTTCCACACCAACCTGAACGTGCCGGATGAAGAGCGCCATTTCCTGGTGGTCGGCACGCATGGCATGGCCGAAGGCGATTTCGTGCGCGGCTATCTCAAGGTAACGGCGCGCGATGGCCGTCGGCTGATGGATCAGGACTATTCCAAGGGCGCCGCCGCCAAGGGCGCGCACTACGGCGCCGATGCCATGATGTGCGCCGACATCACGGAATACCTGCGCGGTGAAGCCGACAGCCTGCCCGTGTCGATCCTCGATGCGATGGAGGCGGGCCTCGCCGCCCTGGCGCTGGACGAGGCGCGGGTGACGGGCCGTGTCGTGGACCTGACCGACACCTGGGTGAAGCTCGATTCCTACGGGCTCACGCGATGA
- a CDS encoding SIS domain-containing protein, translating to MNVSPDAGRHMADEIAEAPAVFARAATQPVTGITLEGIRAIYTIARGSSDAAANILSYEVMRETGLPMTSLPPSVFSVGKGVAMAGALALVISQSGASDDLVRSAKGAREKGARVAAIVNAAGSKVQAEADMTLPIGAGPELAVPATKTVIGSIAAGMALLSHLVPAYAPRAAASAAVVAALAGRDHPQTRALVAALLRASHVYVIGRDTGYGAAQELALKLKETCALHAEAYSSSEVLHGPLQLATNPLLVLILDTESPEVQDSLNTAEARFRAVGAPVFRLRPSEAGATGLTPAAAAAALLYLAYPLVLATARALGHDPDRPETLSKVTQTT from the coding sequence ATGAACGTCTCGCCCGATGCCGGCCGCCACATGGCCGATGAAATCGCCGAGGCGCCGGCCGTCTTTGCCCGCGCCGCCACGCAACCCGTGACCGGGATCACGCTGGAAGGCATCCGCGCGATCTACACCATCGCCCGCGGCTCCTCCGATGCCGCCGCCAATATCCTGTCCTACGAGGTGATGCGCGAAACCGGCCTGCCCATGACCTCGCTGCCGCCTTCCGTCTTCTCGGTGGGCAAGGGCGTTGCAATGGCCGGCGCGCTTGCGCTGGTGATCTCGCAGTCCGGCGCCTCCGATGACCTGGTGCGGTCCGCCAAAGGGGCAAGGGAAAAGGGCGCGCGGGTGGCCGCCATCGTCAATGCGGCCGGATCGAAGGTCCAGGCCGAGGCCGACATGACCCTGCCCATCGGCGCCGGCCCCGAACTGGCCGTGCCCGCCACCAAGACGGTGATCGGCTCCATCGCCGCCGGCATGGCGCTCCTGTCGCACCTCGTGCCCGCCTACGCCCCCCGGGCCGCCGCCTCTGCCGCCGTGGTGGCGGCCCTCGCCGGGCGCGACCATCCCCAGACCCGCGCGCTGGTCGCCGCCCTCCTGCGCGCCAGCCACGTCTATGTCATCGGTCGCGATACGGGCTACGGCGCGGCGCAGGAACTTGCGCTGAAGCTGAAGGAAACCTGCGCGCTCCATGCCGAGGCCTATTCCTCCTCCGAGGTGCTGCACGGCCCCCTGCAACTCGCCACCAACCCGCTTCTCGTACTCATCCTCGACACCGAGTCCCCCGAGGTCCAGGACAGCCTGAACACCGCCGAGGCCCGCTTCCGCGCCGTGGGCGCCCCGGTCTTCCGCCTGCGCCCCTCCGAAGCCGGCGCCACCGGCCTCACCCCCGCCGCCGCCGCCGCCGCGCTCCTCTACCTCGCCTATCCCCTCGTCCTCGCCACCGCCCGCGCCCTCGGGCACGACCCCGACCGGCCCGAGACGCTCTCCAAGGTGACGCAGACCACATGA
- a CDS encoding SIS domain-containing protein, translating to MTYQASATWAEIHAQPAIWTAWGATLDVQGLRAWVAATGATEVWFCGAGSSAYVGEIVTAALEGQGAFRAVPTTDLVSRPRAYLANRKPLVVSFGRSGNSTESIGVLDALDVLAPDAPRLNITCNANSALAARPGTHGRAVILPEATHDAGFAMTSSFTTMLLTALAVFDLSVPAGDVPALMARLGRQLDAALPRLQSTPVPERAVFLGAGPLAFAAREAGLKVMELAAGQIPALWDSTLGFRHGPKSFVIGDTAITLFLSPDPHARAYDDDLAEELRAQFPQARIQAEAIAAFEPEGWGAVLAVATAQVQAVLWSAALNQNVDDPFAGKGTLTRVVSGVRLHPVTR from the coding sequence ATGACCTACCAAGCCTCCGCCACCTGGGCCGAAATCCACGCCCAACCCGCCATCTGGACCGCCTGGGGCGCGACGCTGGATGTCCAGGGCCTGCGCGCCTGGGTCGCCGCCACCGGCGCGACCGAGGTCTGGTTCTGCGGCGCCGGCTCCTCGGCCTATGTCGGAGAAATCGTGACCGCCGCCCTGGAAGGGCAGGGCGCCTTCCGCGCCGTCCCCACCACCGACCTCGTCAGCCGCCCCCGCGCCTACCTCGCCAACCGCAAGCCGCTGGTCGTCAGCTTCGGCCGCTCCGGCAACTCCACCGAATCCATCGGCGTCCTCGACGCGCTGGACGTGCTCGCCCCCGACGCCCCCCGCCTGAACATCACCTGCAACGCCAATTCCGCCCTCGCCGCCCGCCCCGGCACCCATGGCCGCGCCGTGATCCTGCCCGAAGCCACCCACGATGCCGGCTTCGCCATGACCTCTTCCTTCACCACCATGCTGCTGACCGCGCTGGCGGTCTTCGACCTCTCGGTGCCGGCGGGGGACGTCCCGGCGCTGATGGCGCGGCTGGGGCGGCAGTTGGACGCCGCCCTGCCGCGCCTGCAATCCACCCCCGTCCCCGAACGCGCCGTCTTCCTGGGCGCCGGCCCCCTGGCCTTCGCCGCCCGCGAAGCCGGGCTCAAGGTGATGGAGCTTGCCGCCGGCCAGATTCCCGCGCTGTGGGACTCCACCCTCGGCTTCCGCCACGGCCCGAAGAGCTTCGTGATCGGCGACACCGCCATCACCCTGTTCCTCTCGCCCGATCCCCACGCCCGCGCCTATGACGACGACCTGGCCGAGGAGCTGCGCGCCCAGTTCCCCCAGGCGCGCATCCAGGCCGAAGCCATCGCCGCCTTCGAACCCGAAGGTTGGGGCGCCGTGCTGGCCGTCGCCACAGCGCAGGTCCAGGCCGTGCTCTGGTCCGCCGCGCTCAACCAGAACGTGGACGATCCCTTCGCCGGCAAGGGCACGCTCACCCGCGTGGTCTCGGGCGTCCGCCTGCACCCGGTGACGCGATGA
- a CDS encoding ROK family protein, translated as MIAAGIDLGGTKIEAQLFDADWALVDRRRIATPGDYPALVAAMADQIAWIETHGPRLPVGISAAGLVNPATGLALTANLAATGKPFPADIAKAARRPVTYINDCRALTLSEAVFGAAKGQSPAVGLILGTGIGGGVAIDGRLVPGPSGTGGEFGHFALPAGPIAVHGLPVPACGCGRVGCTETLIAGPGLTRIALHLTGQPLTPPEIAARRNEPAIARVFAVWVELLAELLKTITLVIDPACIVLGGGLSQIAGLIPALDAALNATQLPGFAIPRLALAQGGDASGARGAAYAALQES; from the coding sequence ATGATCGCCGCCGGCATCGACCTCGGCGGCACCAAGATCGAGGCGCAGCTTTTCGATGCCGACTGGGCGCTGGTGGACCGCCGCCGCATCGCCACGCCCGGCGACTATCCCGCACTGGTCGCCGCCATGGCCGACCAGATCGCCTGGATCGAAACCCACGGCCCCCGCCTGCCCGTGGGCATCTCTGCCGCGGGCCTCGTCAACCCGGCCACCGGCCTTGCGCTAACCGCCAACCTCGCCGCCACCGGCAAGCCCTTCCCCGCCGATATCGCAAAGGCCGCGCGCCGCCCCGTCACCTACATCAACGACTGCCGCGCGCTCACGCTCTCCGAAGCCGTGTTCGGCGCCGCCAAAGGCCAAAGCCCGGCGGTCGGCCTCATCCTCGGCACCGGCATCGGCGGCGGTGTCGCCATCGACGGCCGCCTCGTCCCCGGCCCCTCGGGCACGGGGGGCGAGTTCGGCCATTTCGCCCTTCCCGCCGGCCCAATCGCCGTCCACGGCCTGCCCGTCCCCGCCTGCGGCTGCGGCCGGGTGGGCTGCACCGAAACCCTCATCGCCGGGCCGGGCCTGACCCGCATCGCCCTGCACCTCACCGGCCAACCCCTTACCCCGCCCGAAATCGCCGCCCGCCGAAACGAACCCGCCATCGCCCGCGTTTTCGCCGTCTGGGTCGAGCTTCTGGCCGAGCTTCTGAAGACCATCACCCTCGTCATCGACCCGGCCTGCATCGTGCTTGGCGGCGGCCTGTCCCAGATCGCGGGGCTCATCCCCGCGCTCGACGCCGCGCTTAACGCCACGCAACTGCCGGGCTTCGCCATTCCCCGCCTTGCGCTCGCCCAGGGCGGCGATGCCAGCGGCGCACGCGGCGCGGCCTATGCCGCCCTGCAGGAGAGCTGA
- a CDS encoding class II D-tagatose-bisphosphate aldolase non-catalytic subunit encodes MTDILRDVIARNRAGETAAIPSVCTAHPQVITASLMLAERLDRAVVIEATSNQVNQDGGYTGVKPADFIKFVNILADEAKVSRERVLFGGDHLGPQAWRKGEAEIAMAKARVMVADYVKAGFTKIHLDCSEGCKGEVAQLPDEVTAARAADLAAACERAAPTPPLYVVGTEVPPPGGARAGEDGHITPTRPEAAKATLDAHEAAFGEAGLADVLPRVVGLVVQPGVEFSPMSVHRLPMARDPGLKQAVASWPGLCLEAHSTDYQHPEVFPRLAELGFAFQKVGPALTFAWRQAVYALDNLAHMAGWLDGETLPDTMERLMLADPGSWTGHYRGDDADLRVERHFGLADRIRYYWPLPQAQDAVARTFAAFEGRRIPDPLLLQGFAPELLALAEALPGPRPLALAQAAVQQALAPYFFPSQPVPSTRS; translated from the coding sequence ATGACCGATATCCTCCGCGACGTGATCGCCCGCAACCGCGCCGGGGAAACCGCCGCCATCCCCTCGGTCTGCACCGCCCATCCCCAGGTCATCACCGCCTCGCTGATGCTGGCCGAACGCCTCGACCGCGCCGTGGTGATCGAGGCCACCTCGAACCAGGTGAACCAGGACGGCGGCTACACAGGCGTGAAGCCAGCCGATTTCATCAAGTTCGTCAATATACTGGCCGATGAAGCGAAGGTATCGCGCGAACGCGTCCTCTTCGGCGGCGATCACCTCGGTCCCCAGGCCTGGCGCAAGGGCGAAGCCGAAATCGCCATGGCCAAGGCCCGCGTCATGGTGGCCGATTATGTGAAGGCCGGTTTCACCAAGATCCACCTCGACTGTTCCGAAGGCTGCAAGGGCGAAGTCGCGCAACTGCCCGATGAAGTCACCGCCGCTCGTGCCGCCGACCTCGCCGCCGCCTGCGAACGCGCCGCACCCACCCCGCCGCTCTATGTCGTCGGCACCGAAGTGCCGCCGCCCGGTGGCGCCCGCGCCGGCGAAGATGGCCACATCACCCCCACCCGTCCCGAAGCCGCCAAGGCCACGCTTGATGCCCACGAAGCCGCCTTTGGCGAGGCCGGGCTGGCGGACGTGCTGCCCCGCGTCGTGGGCCTTGTCGTGCAGCCCGGTGTGGAATTCTCGCCCATGTCGGTGCACCGCCTGCCCATGGCGCGTGACCCCGGCCTCAAGCAGGCGGTCGCGTCCTGGCCCGGCCTTTGCCTCGAAGCCCATTCCACCGATTACCAGCACCCCGAGGTGTTTCCGCGCCTTGCCGAACTGGGCTTCGCCTTCCAGAAGGTCGGTCCTGCGCTCACCTTCGCCTGGCGGCAGGCCGTCTATGCGCTCGACAACCTCGCGCACATGGCGGGCTGGCTCGATGGCGAAACCCTGCCCGACACGATGGAACGGCTGATGCTGGCCGATCCCGGCTCCTGGACCGGCCATTACCGGGGCGACGATGCCGACCTCCGTGTCGAACGCCATTTCGGCCTTGCCGACCGCATCCGCTACTACTGGCCGCTGCCCCAGGCGCAGGACGCCGTCGCCCGCACCTTCGCCGCCTTCGAAGGTCGCCGCATCCCCGACCCGTTGCTGCTTCAGGGCTTCGCGCCCGAACTTCTGGCCCTGGCCGAGGCACTACCCGGCCCGCGCCCCCTTGCCCTCGCGCAGGCCGCCGTGCAACAGGCGCTCGCACCCTATTTCTTCCCCTCGCAACCTGTCCCCTCAACGCGGAGCTGA
- the nagA gene encoding N-acetylglucosamine-6-phosphate deacetylase — MPKADLLWLCPDHLFDGERLLAAHALGLRDGVVEVVVPQADLAPRDAVQRVAGTLSTGFIDLQVNGGGGILLNNTPTPEALVAIAAAHRPLGTVALLPTVITDRAEVLARAVEASLAARGARGVIGLHIEGPHLSLPRRGTHDPAFVRPFEPTTLAHVQRLRAAAIPVMITVAPESVSPDQIAALAATGAVVSLGHTDTDAETIRTALKAGATCFTHLFNAMSPMLNRAPGVTGAAINSTAYAGIICDGIHVADEMVGLAIRARPVPDRMFLVSDAMATVGGPDSFTLYGRTIRVQDGRLVNAEGSLAGAHVTMAQSLQRLISVVGVAPETALRMAVTVPARLMGQPALARVEGRPLDDLVRLGADWSFQGLGSTLALDEPARA; from the coding sequence ATGCCGAAGGCCGATCTTCTCTGGCTCTGCCCCGATCACCTGTTCGACGGGGAACGGCTGCTTGCGGCCCACGCGCTCGGCTTGCGCGACGGCGTGGTCGAGGTTGTGGTGCCGCAGGCCGATCTTGCGCCCCGCGATGCCGTGCAGCGCGTGGCAGGCACGCTCTCGACCGGCTTCATCGACCTTCAGGTCAATGGCGGCGGCGGCATCCTTCTGAACAACACCCCCACGCCCGAGGCGCTGGTGGCCATCGCCGCCGCGCACCGCCCGCTTGGCACCGTGGCGCTCCTGCCCACGGTCATCACCGACCGGGCCGAGGTTCTGGCCCGCGCGGTAGAGGCAAGCCTTGCCGCAAGGGGCGCCCGTGGCGTGATCGGCCTGCACATCGAAGGCCCGCACCTGTCTCTGCCCAGGCGCGGCACCCATGACCCGGCCTTTGTGCGCCCGTTCGAACCGACCACGCTGGCCCATGTCCAGCGTCTGCGCGCCGCCGCAATCCCGGTGATGATCACCGTCGCCCCGGAATCCGTGTCACCCGACCAGATCGCCGCGCTGGCCGCGACCGGCGCCGTGGTCTCGCTTGGCCATACCGACACCGATGCCGAAACCATCCGTACCGCGCTGAAGGCGGGGGCAACCTGCTTCACCCATCTGTTCAATGCCATGTCGCCCATGCTGAACCGCGCTCCCGGCGTGACCGGCGCGGCGATCAACTCCACCGCCTATGCCGGCATCATCTGCGACGGCATCCATGTGGCGGACGAGATGGTGGGTCTGGCAATCCGTGCCCGCCCGGTTCCTGACCGGATGTTCCTCGTCTCCGATGCCATGGCCACGGTGGGCGGGCCGGACAGCTTTACGCTCTATGGCCGCACGATCCGCGTGCAGGATGGCCGGCTGGTGAACGCCGAAGGCTCGCTGGCCGGTGCCCATGTCACCATGGCCCAGTCCCTGCAACGCCTGATCTCGGTCGTTGGCGTGGCGCCCGAGACGGCGCTGCGCATGGCGGTGACGGTCCCGGCACGTCTGATGGGCCAGCCGGCGCTGGCCCGGGTGGAAGGCCGCCCGCTCGACGACCTGGTGCGCCTCGGAGCGGACTGGTCGTTCCAGGGCCTCGGCAGCACACTCGCGCTCGACGAACCCGCCCGCGCCTGA